In Daucus carota subsp. sativus chromosome 4, DH1 v3.0, whole genome shotgun sequence, one DNA window encodes the following:
- the LOC135152198 gene encoding uncharacterized protein LOC135152198 produces MEFVLEKDKLTGTNFLDWQRNLRIVLKQERKLYVIDIPRPTPLAEGSSRVQHNDYQKHIDDDTDVQCLMLETVSAELQKQHENIDSYDMIEHLKRMFEGQTRQERFDTFKSLNACKQGERDPVGPHVLKMIGYIDYLEKLGALIGPEHQIDLILKSPNNNYSQFVMNYNMNEINKNSTELLAMLKTAETNIQKVSPTPILMVIKGKAKGKGKWKGKKKMGSNSNSNPKHGPTKALKPKGGVQRDGDCHYCKKPGHWKRNCHAYLEDLKKKKAAAASDSGTTGK; encoded by the exons ATGGAGTTTG tccttgagaaagacaagctgacaggaacaaacttccttgactggcaaaggaatttgaggattgtcctcaaACAAGAGCGCAAGCTCTATGTCATAGATATTCCTCGCCCTACACCTCTCGCCGAAGGATCATCCCGTGTTCAGCATAATGATTATCAGAAGCATATCGATGATGACACGGatgttcaatgtctcatgttagaGACCGTGAGTGCTgaacttcagaaacaacatgagaatATAGATTCTTATGATATGATTGAGCACCTTAAACGTATGTTTGAAGGACAGACTCGTCAGGAGAggtttgatactttcaaatctttgaatgcttgtaagcagggtgaacgtgatccggtaggaccgcatgttctgaagatgatagGGTATATTGATTATCTCGAAAAATTGGGTGCCCTGATTGGACCGGAGCACCAAATTGATCTGATCTTGAAATCTCCAAACAACAACTATTCtcagtttgtaatgaattacaatatgaatgagataaacaagaactccaccgaattgttggcaatgttgaaaactgctgaaaCCAACATTCAGAAGGTGTCCCCTACTCCCATATTGATGGTGATTAAGGGGAAGGCCAAAGGAAAAGGTAAGTggaaaggcaagaagaagatgggatCTAATTCTAACTCCAATCCGAAACATGGTCCGACTAAGGCCTTGAAGCCGAAAGGTGGTGTTCAGAGGGATGGGGATTGTCACTATTGCAAGAAACCAGGTCATTGGAAGAGGAActgtcatgcttatttggaggatctaaagaaaaagaaggctgctgccgcttctgattcag GAACTACAGGGAAGTAG